From Streptomyces sp. NBC_01754, a single genomic window includes:
- a CDS encoding STM4012 family radical SAM protein produces the protein MTSTRPYQSYVYAYPHKTAYRPLAGHPAGRPLLSGLWASEPKDALSLYLHIPFCEVRCGFCNLFTRIGAPDELTRRYLDALDRQATAVRDALGDEEPVRFAAAAFGGGTPTFLTAGELERLCDIAEKRMGADLRDVPLSVETSPATATAERLAVLADRGATRVSIGVQSFVDAEARAAVRPQHRREVEDALGRIRDARVPVLNIDLIYGIDGQTAESWRFSLDAALAWHPEEFYLYPLYVRPLTGLGRHRGAADAPDHTWDEQRLRLYRAGRDHLLAHGYEQVSMRMFRRADAPQAGPGDHACQTDGMIGLGCGARSYTSSLHYSFDYAVETREVRGIIDGFTTTEDFSRAEVGRYVTGDEARRRHLLQSLLQAEGLLSADYRERFGTDPRADFPAELDRFAERGWLDGSAEPGRLRLSPEGLAHSDALGPELFSPAVRAAMAAYEAK, from the coding sequence ATGACCAGTACCAGGCCGTACCAGAGCTACGTCTACGCCTACCCGCACAAGACGGCCTACCGCCCGCTCGCGGGGCACCCCGCCGGGCGCCCGCTCCTGAGCGGGCTGTGGGCGTCCGAACCCAAGGACGCGCTCTCCCTCTACCTCCACATACCGTTCTGCGAGGTCCGCTGCGGCTTCTGCAACCTGTTCACCAGGATCGGCGCACCGGACGAGCTGACCAGGCGCTACCTCGACGCCCTGGACCGGCAGGCCACGGCCGTCCGGGACGCGCTGGGTGACGAGGAACCGGTGCGTTTCGCCGCCGCCGCGTTCGGCGGCGGCACGCCCACCTTCCTGACCGCCGGGGAGCTGGAGCGGCTCTGCGACATCGCGGAGAAGCGCATGGGAGCCGATCTGCGGGACGTTCCGCTGTCGGTGGAGACCTCTCCGGCGACCGCGACGGCGGAGAGGCTGGCGGTGCTCGCCGACCGCGGCGCCACCCGCGTCAGTATCGGCGTCCAGAGCTTCGTCGACGCCGAGGCCCGGGCCGCCGTCCGGCCGCAGCACCGCCGGGAGGTGGAGGACGCCCTGGGCCGCATCCGCGACGCCCGGGTCCCCGTCCTCAACATCGACCTGATCTACGGCATCGACGGGCAGACGGCGGAGAGCTGGCGGTTCTCGCTGGACGCCGCCCTGGCCTGGCACCCGGAGGAGTTCTACCTCTACCCCTTGTACGTACGCCCGCTGACGGGTCTCGGCCGGCACCGGGGCGCCGCCGACGCACCGGACCACACGTGGGACGAGCAGCGGCTGCGGCTGTACCGGGCGGGCCGCGACCATCTCCTGGCCCACGGCTACGAGCAGGTGTCGATGCGCATGTTCCGCCGCGCGGACGCCCCGCAGGCGGGCCCCGGGGACCACGCCTGCCAGACCGACGGAATGATCGGGCTCGGCTGCGGTGCCCGCTCGTACACCTCCTCGCTGCACTACTCCTTCGACTACGCGGTGGAGACGCGGGAGGTCCGCGGCATCATCGACGGCTTCACCACGACCGAGGACTTCTCCCGGGCCGAGGTCGGGCGGTACGTCACCGGGGACGAGGCCCGCAGACGCCACCTGCTGCAGTCGCTCCTCCAGGCCGAGGGCCTCCTGTCGGCCGACTACCGCGAGCGGTTCGGCACGGATCCGCGCGCCGACTTCCCGGCCGAGCTGGACCGCTTCGCGGAGCGCGGCTGGCTGGACGGATCGGCGGAGCCCGGCCGGCTGCGGCTGTCGCCCGAGGGTCTGGCCCACTCCGACGCGCTGGGCCCGGAGCTGTTCTCCCCCGCCGTACGGGCCGCGATGGCCGCGTACGAGGCCAAGTGA
- a CDS encoding SGNH/GDSL hydrolase family protein: MADDSRNRQHSIIGSYAAIGDSFTEGVGDPGPDGTFVGWADRLAVLLADQLPATGGATDPAGDPHGHFRYANLAVRGRLLDQIVEEQVPRAKELAPELVSFCAGGNDIIRPGTDPDDVAERFERAVADLTRSVGTVMVTTGFDTRGVPVLRHLRGKIATYTAHVRAIADRYDCPVLDLWSLRSVQDRRAWDDDRLHLSPEGHTRVALRAAQVLGIEVPADPDQAWPPQAQRGTLEVRRDDIHWAREYLVPWIGRRLRGESSGDHVEAKRPDLLPLRALSR; this comes from the coding sequence GTGGCAGACGATTCGAGAAACAGACAGCACAGCATCATCGGGTCGTACGCAGCGATAGGCGACAGCTTCACCGAGGGAGTCGGAGACCCCGGCCCCGACGGGACGTTCGTCGGCTGGGCGGACCGTCTCGCGGTCCTCCTCGCAGACCAGCTTCCCGCCACCGGTGGAGCGACGGATCCCGCGGGCGATCCCCACGGGCACTTCAGGTACGCCAATCTCGCCGTACGCGGACGCCTCCTCGACCAGATCGTCGAGGAGCAGGTGCCCCGTGCCAAGGAGCTGGCCCCGGAGCTGGTGAGCTTCTGCGCGGGCGGCAACGACATCATCCGTCCCGGTACCGACCCCGACGACGTGGCCGAACGCTTCGAGCGCGCGGTGGCCGACCTGACGCGTTCGGTCGGCACCGTCATGGTCACCACCGGGTTCGACACCCGGGGTGTTCCGGTGCTCCGGCACCTGCGTGGCAAGATCGCCACGTACACCGCCCATGTCCGGGCCATCGCCGACCGCTACGACTGCCCGGTACTGGACCTGTGGTCGCTGCGGTCCGTGCAGGACCGGCGGGCCTGGGACGACGACCGGCTGCACCTCTCGCCCGAGGGACACACCCGGGTGGCGCTGCGGGCCGCCCAGGTGCTCGGCATCGAGGTACCGGCCGATCCCGACCAGGCGTGGCCGCCGCAGGCACAGCGCGGGACCCTCGAGGTACGGCGCGACGACATCCACTGGGCACGCGAGTACCTCGTCCCGTGGATCGGCCGACGGCTGCGCGGCGAGTCCTCGGGAGACCACGTCGAGGCCAAGCGGCCGGACCTGCTGCCTCTTCGAGCGCTCAGCCGGTGA
- a CDS encoding STM4013/SEN3800 family hydrolase, translating into MNAVVGSDDLLLVTLDTLRFDVAEELAAAGRIPNLARRLPGGVWEKRHAPGSFTYASHQAMFAGFLPTPAAPGPHPRLFAARFAGSESTADGTFVHDTADLPSALAGAGYRTVCIGGVGFFNRRPPLGSVLPALFQESHWEPGFGVASPTSFEEQVARAEHVVARLPPQQRLFLFVNVSALHQPNWFHLPGATADAGDSRETHAAALEYVDRHIGRLFAAVSSRRRCFAIVCSDHGTAYGDDGYTGHRLGHESVWTVPYAHFFLDAGASR; encoded by the coding sequence ATGAACGCGGTGGTGGGCAGCGACGACCTGTTGCTCGTCACCCTGGACACCCTGCGCTTCGACGTGGCCGAGGAGCTCGCCGCCGCCGGACGCATTCCGAACCTGGCCCGCCGTCTGCCGGGCGGGGTCTGGGAGAAGAGGCACGCGCCGGGCAGCTTCACCTACGCCTCCCATCAGGCGATGTTCGCCGGGTTCCTGCCGACGCCGGCCGCTCCCGGCCCGCATCCGCGGCTGTTCGCCGCGCGTTTCGCGGGCAGCGAGTCCACCGCGGACGGCACGTTCGTCCACGACACCGCCGACCTGCCCTCCGCTCTCGCCGGTGCCGGCTACCGCACCGTGTGCATCGGCGGTGTCGGCTTCTTCAACCGCCGTCCTCCGCTCGGCTCGGTGCTGCCCGCCCTCTTCCAGGAGAGCCACTGGGAACCGGGGTTCGGGGTAGCCTCCCCCACCTCCTTCGAGGAACAGGTGGCCCGTGCCGAGCACGTCGTGGCCCGGCTGCCGCCCCAGCAGCGGCTGTTCCTCTTCGTCAACGTGTCGGCCCTGCACCAGCCCAACTGGTTCCACCTGCCCGGCGCCACCGCCGACGCGGGCGATTCCAGGGAGACGCACGCCGCCGCCCTGGAGTACGTGGACCGGCACATCGGGCGCCTCTTCGCCGCGGTGAGCAGCCGCCGCCGGTGCTTCGCGATCGTCTGCTCCGACCACGGCACGGCATACGGGGACGACGGCTACACCGGTCACCGGCTGGGTCACGAATCCGTCTGGACCGTGCCGTACGCCCACTTCTTCCTCGACGCGGGGGCCTCCCGATGA
- a CDS encoding STM4011 family radical SAM protein translates to MSTDPASTERAATPVKAAEAPGADLTILYRGPLASCDYDCPYCPFAKRRDSGEQLRADRAALERFASWVAAQTGDRISVLFTPWGEGLTRSWYRRALVELSLLPHVRRVAVQTNLSCRTGWLAGADREKAALWCTYHPGQTPYDRFLGRCRELSELGVRFSVGVVGLPAHLEEAGRLRAALPSEVYLWVNAAEGHTYTDEEADRWTALDPLFAYSRHPHVSAGLPCRTGESVISVDGDGTVRRCHFVRAELGNLYDGSYRRSLGPRGCPLTVCDCHIGYVHLESLPLYDVFAGGVLERIPARPVRAPAPDGLVGRAPHRRPLPLVTG, encoded by the coding sequence ATGAGCACGGATCCGGCGTCCACCGAACGAGCGGCCACCCCCGTGAAGGCCGCGGAGGCACCCGGCGCGGACCTGACGATCCTCTACCGCGGCCCGCTGGCCTCGTGCGACTACGACTGCCCCTACTGCCCGTTCGCCAAGCGCCGGGACAGCGGGGAGCAACTGCGCGCGGACCGCGCGGCGCTGGAGCGCTTCGCCTCCTGGGTCGCCGCACAGACCGGTGACCGGATCTCGGTGCTGTTCACCCCGTGGGGCGAGGGCCTGACACGGTCCTGGTACCGGCGTGCCCTGGTCGAGCTGTCGCTGCTGCCGCACGTCCGCCGGGTCGCCGTCCAGACAAACCTCAGCTGCCGCACCGGCTGGCTGGCCGGCGCCGACCGGGAGAAGGCCGCCCTCTGGTGCACGTACCACCCGGGCCAGACGCCGTACGACAGGTTCCTCGGCCGGTGCCGGGAGCTGTCGGAGCTCGGTGTCCGCTTCAGCGTCGGGGTGGTGGGGCTCCCGGCCCATCTGGAGGAGGCCGGACGGCTCCGGGCCGCGCTGCCGTCCGAGGTGTACCTCTGGGTCAACGCGGCCGAGGGCCACACCTACACGGACGAGGAGGCGGACCGGTGGACCGCTCTGGACCCGCTGTTCGCCTACAGCAGGCACCCCCATGTCTCGGCCGGGCTGCCCTGCCGGACCGGTGAGTCGGTGATCTCGGTCGACGGTGACGGTACGGTGCGCCGCTGCCACTTCGTCCGGGCCGAGCTCGGAAATCTCTACGACGGCAGCTACCGGCGTTCACTGGGCCCGCGTGGCTGCCCCCTCACCGTGTGCGACTGCCACATCGGCTATGTGCACCTGGAGTCCCTGCCGTTGTACGACGTCTTCGCCGGGGGCGTCCTGGAGCGGATACCCGCCCGTCCGGTGCGGGCACCCGCACCGGACGGGCTCGTCGGCCGTGCGCCGCACCGGCGGCCGCTCCCCCTCGTCACCGGCTGA